In the genome of Streptomyces sp. SLBN-118, the window TGTACACGAGTACGGAGACGACGGCGGCGCCGGTGAACGCGAACCACACGTATCCGGTCAGCGACGTGACGCCGAGGAAGCTGATGGCAGAGACGACCGCGGCCGACGCTCCCGCGTTCACTCCCAGCAGTCCGGGTTCTGCCAGCGGATTGCGCGTCACGGCCTGCATCACCGCGCCCGAGAGCCCGAGGGCAGCACCGACGATCAGTCCGAGCAGGGTCCGCGGCACCCGGACATCGTGGATGATCACGTCGTTTCCGACGCCGGCGTTGTGGAACAGCCCGTGCCACACCTCGGAGAGCGGAATCGACTTGGCACCGACGGCGATGCTCGCGACACAGACCAGCAGCAGGACACCGAGGGACACGAGCAACCCGGCGGCACGCAGGGCATGCCGCTTGCGGGGCTCGGCCGCGGATATCGGCTCCGCGCTCTGTTCGGGGGGACTGTCGACCAACACGAGGTTAGGTTAGCCTACCCTGCTATATTTCCTCGATGAGGGAAGCCCACCCGTGGGCCGGACGAAGCTCAACTCCCGGGCGGGCACCCCCGATTCCGCTCACGCGTGGTCCTGACGGGGTGTCCTACAGTCCCAGCCGGGACAACGCCTTGCCCGCGTCCAGCGTGCACACCCCGTCCCCCGCCCGCGTCCAGGCCGCCGCACACAGCGCCCTCAGCCCGTCCAGCGGCTCACCCTCACCGCCGAGCGCGAGCGCATCGTCCCGTACCGACGCGGTCCACCCGCCGCACTCGAATCCGCCGTCCGCCCTGGCCACTTCGGGCTGCCCGGTCAGCATCCCGCGCAGATCGGCGTCCACATAGGTGGGCCGGTGCTGGGGCGGCGCGGCCAGCAGCTGCGCACCGTCGGTCACCCCGGTCAGTACGAGCAGGGAATCGACGCCTCCGTTGAACGCACCCTCGATGTCCGTGTCCAGCCGGTCCCCCACGACCAGCGGCCTGCGCGCGCCCGTCCGCAGGATCGTCTCCTTGTGCATCGGCGGCAGCGGCTTCCCTGCCACCCGCGGCTCGGCGCCTGTCGCGATCCGTACGACCTCCACGGCCGCGCCGTTCCCGGGCGCGATCCCCCGGGCGCTGGGAATCGTCAGATCCGTGTTGGAGGCGAACCAGGGCACACCCCGCGCGATCGCGTAGCACGCCTCCGCGAAGCGTCCCCACGTCAGATCGGGCCCGCCGTATCCCTGCACCACCGCCGCCGGATCGTCGTCGGCGGACTCCACCGGCTCAAGGCCCCGCTCGCGCAGCGCGACCCGCAGCCCCTCCCCGCCGATCACCAGTACCCGGGACCCGGCCGGCACCTGCTCGGAGATCAACCGCGCGACCGCCTGCGCGGAGTTGATGACATCCGCCGCATCGGTGGGGACACCCAGCTCGGTGATGTGCTCGGCCACGGCCTCGGGCGGCCGCAGCGCGTTGTTCGTCACGTACGCGAGGTGCATCCCGCGCTCGCGCGCCGTCAGCAGCGAATCCACGGCGTGCTCGATCGCCTCACCACCGGCGTACACCACACCGTCCAGGTCCAGCAGCGCCGTGTCGTACGCCTCGCTCAGCGCCGTACCGCTCACGCCCGGCCGGGTCCTGTGCTGCTGACTCATTTGCATACGCTCCTCGTTCTGGGCCACTGACCCGATCATCGCTCATACCCGGAGCCCACATACGATGCACAAATGAACACCGAAGGTCCTGCGGCCAACGACGGTCTGCACCTGATCCCGTTCCGTGGGCTGCGCTATGTCCCCGAGCGGGTCGGCAGCATCGCCGCCGTGACCTCGCCGCCGTACGACGTCGTCGTCAGGCCCGACGGCCTGCACCACCTGGAGTCGGCGGACCCCTACAACATCGTCCGGCTGATCCTCCCGCAGGCGAACTCCACCGGCGACCGCAACCAGAAGGCCGCCGACACGCTCGCCCGCTGGCTCTCCGAGGGCATCCTGGCCGCGGACCCGGAGCCCGCGCTCTACGTGTACGAGCAACGTCAGGGCGATCTCCTCCAGCGAGGCGTCATCGGTGCGCTCGCCCTGTCAGAACCGTCCGAAGGCGTCGTTCTCCCCCACGAGGACGTGATGCCGGACATCGTCGCGGACCGCGCGGCCCTGATGCGAACGACCGCCGCCAACCTGGAACCGCTGCTGCTGACCTACCGCAGCATGGGCGGCCCGACCGGCGCGACCCTCGTCATCGAACGCACCGTCCAGTGCTCCCCGCTCCTGGAAACGACGACCGAGGACGGCTTCAGCCACCGTCTGTGGTCGGTGACGGACCCCGAGGATCTGGCCGAGATCCGCTCCGACCTGGCCGAACGTCAGGCTCTGATCGCAGACGGCCACCACCGCTGGGCGACGTATCTGCGGCTGCGTGCCGAGCACCCCGCGCCCGGACCCTGGAACTACGGCCTCGTCCTGCTGATCGACACGGCCCGCTACCCGCTGCGGGTACGCGCCATCCACCGGGTGCTGCAGCGTCTCCCCGTCTCCGAAGCGCTGGCGGCCCTGGGCGGGGCCTTCCGCGTCCGGCACCTGGAGGGCCCGCTCCCGCAGGCACTGCGGGCGCTCGGCGAGGCCGCGGCGGAGGGAAACGCCTTCCTGCTGGCGGGCGACGGTGCCTTCCACCTCCTCGACCGCCCGGACCAGGGGCTGCTGTCCCGCACGGTGCGCGCCGACCGCCCCGAAGGCTGGCGCACACTCGACGCCACCGTCCTCCACTCCACGCTCCTGGACCACATCTGGCGGATCCCGGACACCCCGGAGTACATCGCGTACATCCACGACACCGAGGCGGCGGTCACCCAGGCCGAACGCCGGGGCGGGACCGCGGTGTTGATGCACCCGGTCCGGGAGGACGTCGTACGTGACCTCGCCCGCGAGGGCGTCACGATGCCCCGCAAGTCCACGTCCTTCGGCCCGAAGCCGGCGACGGGACTGGTCCTGCGAAGTCTGACGCTGGACTGAGACCGAAGACTGAAGCCGGAGACTCAACCTGAGACTGAAACCGAAGAAGGGGCGGCACCCGCTGGGATGCCGCCCCTTTTCGTTCACGTCCCTCTACTCGGACTTGTCGCCCTCGACGTCGCCCGACTCGTCATCGGAGTCGGCTGCCGGCCCGTCGTGGTCGTCGTCCTCGTCGATGGCGTCGACGAACTCGACACCGTCCAGCTCTGCCAGCCGGTCCGACGCGTCGGTTGCCCCGTCCTTGTCGGCCTCGAGCGCCTTGGCGAACCACTCACGCGCCTCGCTCTCACGCCCGGCCGCCAGCAGAGCGTCGGCATAGGCGTAGCGCAGCCGCGCGGTCCAGGGCTGTACGGTGCTGGACGCCAGCTCCGGGCTCTGCAGGGTCACGATGGCGGCCTCGATCTGCCCCATGTCCCTGCGCGCACCGGCCGCGACCAGCCGCATCTCGACCTGACCCGCCTTGTCGAGCTTCTGCACCTCGGGCTCACCGGCCATCGCCATCGCCCGCTCGGGCCGCCCGAGTCCGCGCTCGCAGTCCGCCATGACGGGCCACAGCTCGACACTGCCGGTCATCCGCTTGGCCGCCCGGAACTCGGCAAGCGCCTCCGCGTACTTCTGGTTCGCATACGCGGCGAAGCCCGCGGCCTCGCGCACGGCGGCCACGCGTGAGGCGAGCCGCAGCGCGACCTTGGAGTAGGCATACGCCTGCTCGGGGTCCTCGTCGATCAGATTGGCGACCATGACCAGGTTCCTCGCGACGTCCTCGGCGAGACCCTTCGGCAGGCTCTGCAGCTCCTGCCGTACGTCGTTGTCGATCTCGTCGCCCGTGACATCGTCGGGAATCGGCAGCCGCTTGATCGGCTCGCGCTCGGGACGGCCACGGTCGCGGTCATCCCGGCGTCCGTAGCCACCACGGTCGTCACGCTGACCGCCACGGTACCCACCACGGTCGTCACGGCGGTCGTCACGACGCGGCCCGCTCGGGCGGTCGTCACGGCGTCCATAGCCACCGCTGCTGGGGCGCCCGCCGGGGCGTGCACCGCGGTCGTCATCGCGCCGCGGCCCGCTCGGGCGGTCGTCACGACGCCCATAGCCACCGCTGCTGGGGCGGGAGCCGCCGCGGTCGTCGCGCTGGCCGCCGCGGTACCCACCACGGTCACGGTCGTCATCACGACGGAAGGACGGACGCTCATCACGCCGGTCATCCCGACGGTCATCGCGACGCGGCCCACCCGGACGCTCGTCACGACGGTCGTCACGCGGTCCTCGGTACCCACCACCGGAACGGTCGTCGCGCCGGA includes:
- a CDS encoding HAD-IIA family hydrolase yields the protein MSQQHRTRPGVSGTALSEAYDTALLDLDGVVYAGGEAIEHAVDSLLTARERGMHLAYVTNNALRPPEAVAEHITELGVPTDAADVINSAQAVARLISEQVPAGSRVLVIGGEGLRVALRERGLEPVESADDDPAAVVQGYGGPDLTWGRFAEACYAIARGVPWFASNTDLTIPSARGIAPGNGAAVEVVRIATGAEPRVAGKPLPPMHKETILRTGARRPLVVGDRLDTDIEGAFNGGVDSLLVLTGVTDGAQLLAAPPQHRPTYVDADLRGMLTGQPEVARADGGFECGGWTASVRDDALALGGEGEPLDGLRALCAAAWTRAGDGVCTLDAGKALSRLGL
- a CDS encoding DUF1015 domain-containing protein, with translation MNTEGPAANDGLHLIPFRGLRYVPERVGSIAAVTSPPYDVVVRPDGLHHLESADPYNIVRLILPQANSTGDRNQKAADTLARWLSEGILAADPEPALYVYEQRQGDLLQRGVIGALALSEPSEGVVLPHEDVMPDIVADRAALMRTTAANLEPLLLTYRSMGGPTGATLVIERTVQCSPLLETTTEDGFSHRLWSVTDPEDLAEIRSDLAERQALIADGHHRWATYLRLRAEHPAPGPWNYGLVLLIDTARYPLRVRAIHRVLQRLPVSEALAALGGAFRVRHLEGPLPQALRALGEAAAEGNAFLLAGDGAFHLLDRPDQGLLSRTVRADRPEGWRTLDATVLHSTLLDHIWRIPDTPEYIAYIHDTEAAVTQAERRGGTAVLMHPVREDVVRDLAREGVTMPRKSTSFGPKPATGLVLRSLTLD
- a CDS encoding tetratricopeptide repeat protein, producing MVANLIDEDPEQAYAYSKVALRLASRVAAVREAAGFAAYANQKYAEALAEFRAAKRMTGSVELWPVMADCERGLGRPERAMAMAGEPEVQKLDKAGQVEMRLVAAGARRDMGQIEAAIVTLQSPELASSTVQPWTARLRYAYADALLAAGRESEAREWFAKALEADKDGATDASDRLAELDGVEFVDAIDEDDDHDGPAADSDDESGDVEGDKSE